The following nucleotide sequence is from Coffea eugenioides isolate CCC68of chromosome 3, Ceug_1.0, whole genome shotgun sequence.
GCATTGTAGAACAAACATGAGAAAGATGAATCATGCATTATTTTAATGATATGTGAGTGTGGCACTAGGATTTTTCTGACTGAAACTGACTATGTTTAATCATGATTAGCtgggtttttttttgggggggggggggggggtgtctTCTTGCAGTTAATATTCCAATAATACTCAATAGAGGGTGCAGAGGTAAAAATGTTATGTTCTCCAGAGGCAAGTAAAAGAAGAAATGTAAGAGTTAGAGACATTGAATGATGGTATTGAAAAGTGGATGGAAGTAACATATAGATTAAACATGTTAATTAAAGTAAAAGCAAGGTTTCTTGCACCAGGAGTATGTTGGGTTTGAGAATACAAGTTTCCATGGTTATCTATGATAGTTTTGCTGAAAAGGCATCCTGAAGTAATTAATTGAATATTACCAAACCTGAGAAATTTTGGGCTTGCTGTGAGGATCTTGATATGTATAAGTCTGGACTCATGGTGATAGCGGGTTTATTCTTAGGATATTCAGATTTATTTGTAGAAAATGCATAATTGTTAACCGAAATTTGTAGTAAAATTGGGTGGACATTTACTGGTATGGTACCCAAGCTTTAGAAAGGAGACAGTATATGGGACCTGAATACTATAGGATGGAGTAATTCTTAACATTGCATGACATGCTCTCATAAATTTATGCTGTCGTTGGATTTTCATCAGTTGAAAGAAGCATTTCTATGCTCTAAGCAACCATTCTCTTTCGTGTTTTCACTAATCATTTGCAGAGCAGGTGCAGAGTACTAGCATATTGTATACCTCTGTATGTAAATTACTGCAACATTGTATGTGTCTGTATGTTCTTCATTCAATGTTTGCAAAGGATCTAAGTTCATCTGCATGTCAAGCTGAATTGGCAACACAAAAACAGCTTAACTTGAATTGGTTGGTATAGCTCCTAAGGGAGATGATATATTTTGCAGGTACATGGAGCCTTTGGCAAGTGCCTTGGAGAAGGAGAAGTGGTCACTAGTTCAGTTCCTGATGTCATCCTCATATAGCGGTTATGGCACATCAAGTCTGAAGCAAGTAAAGTAGTTCCTTTCAGCATTTATCTTAAAGTTCTTCAATCAAATTTGCTGTTAGTGTGTATTTGTCAATATATGTCCTTATGCTTGTCATATATCATTTGCACTAGTATATATCTCATTCTAGTATTGCTAAGTTGCTTGCCTTGATGTCCGTAATTTTCAATTACCATGAAAGTGGTATGTGGGAAGAGCAATATACTATTATCTTCTAGATAAGCAGGTTctttttctattattattttttggttaaCTGAAACTTATCCCCCTCTTGTGAAATATAAGTTGCCAAAGTAAATTGTGCACACATTGCTTAATCCAATTGTCTTAAGATTTGGAACTGCTTAGTTTGCAAGTTCATAACCTTGTGCTTGTAGAGATCCAACGTGGCACTAGTTCTGTAATTTTGGAATGAtatcttttctctttgttttgcatattcatttttCTGCTTATTTATGCTGAAGGATGCTATGGAGCTGGATCAATTGATAAATTACTTAATAAACAAGGAAGACTCTGAGGGTGTTGTACTGCTTGGACATAGTACAGGCTGTCAGGTGATTgcctctttcttcttttgctttaaCGTTGTATGCATCAGAGCATCTAAAAACTGTGTAGTTGTCACATGTCTGACTTGGTTTTATGGATTAGGACATTGTGCATTACATGCGGACAAATACTGCATGCTCCAGAGCAGTCCGTGCTGCCATTTTGCAGGTAATTTAGTTAATCCATTTAGTTTTACTCTACTTTCAAGATATATATTCAGTTTCTCAATGTCTTGGTGATTCAATCTTTTAACCATCTTATTCTTTGAAGCTAGCTTCTCTACATTGTTCCTTAGATAACAAATAAGAGATAAAAGAGAGAAATTTAAGAATCTCTCATGCCTCTGAGCTCCTGAATCAGTGCACTTTTGTGTCTGCATCCACACTCGTCCCTTTTGTCGTGACAAGTGCCCCTTTTAGTTGGTCaaacataatatatattatCTGATGTTTAAAGGAGAATGATTAATCTGCTTAGTTATACTGTCTTTTGTTCAGTGTATTACTTGACAGTGTTGGTACTGTGATCATTACTGTATGTAATGTTGCCTGGACGACGAGCTTTAGTTTCAGCTTGTTGACAATGTTGGCTGTCCAGGCACCAGTTAGTGATCGGGAGTACAATGCTACGCTCCCCGAAACTGCTTCAATGATTGATTTGGCTTCAAAAATGATAAGTGAAGGCCGAGGGTCAGAGCTAATGCCCAGGGAAGCAAATCCAGATGTCCCTATGACCACCTATAGGTGACTAAATGCATATTGTTAACTCGTTATTGGCCTATGGTTATCGATAAACCTGTTATTGGCTTATGGTTACCAATAAAGATATGTTTGAATAGGGTCATCTTACCTAAATGACACCAAATGGCAACATGTCTTGTAGATATCATTCGCTTTGTGCATATAATGGTGATGATGACTTGTTTAGTTCCGACTTAAGTGAGGACCAGCTGAGGCAGAGACTTGGACACATGTCCCACACACCTTGTCAGGTAGGAAATTGCAGTACATGGTTATGTCCAAAATCAGTAATTTTTTCCATCGCATTTGATAGACCAAAGGCTATATTTCTAGCATGACATGATTTCCGGTTGGTTGAATTGCTTGAACGCAAACTGAATTTACACCTGCAGATTTCATTTATACGGCTACTCTGTGCCTGTGATCACCATATCTTGGTTGTGATGTGACTATACAAGATGCTTTGTAATGGTCTAGAGTGCCATTCTAATATTCGTGTTTTGCAGATCATATTTTCCATGGCTGATGAATATGTACCAGAGTATGTTGACAAGAAAGCGCTTGTTGAGAGGTAAGACTTGTAATCTTATCAAAGTTTTTAATCGTGTGTCTAATATTTGTTAGATATGATGAACATGCTTTAACTTGTTTCACCTGATCTGTGTCGTTATTCTGACCTCTGTTTTTGTCGATATTTTCTTGTACGTCTCCAGATTATGCAGAGCAATGGGTGGTGCAGAAAAGGTTGAAATTGAATGGGGAAACCATGCCCTGTCCAACCGAGTTCAGGAAGCTGTCCAGGCAATAATAAACTTTGTCAAAAGAGAGGGACCCAAGGGATGGGATGACCCATGGagttaaatatcaaattttttttccttttttttttttgaattgctATGTCATTGAATTCAGGCAATGGTGGTCCTCCTTCTTtaatttgtttgatttttttataGGTACGGAACGGCATCTATAGCAAAGCTAGTACATTAGTatagtttcttttcttctggAAGAATTTATAGTTTCAATGGAAAGTTCAAAGACTTGTATTTCTGACATAATTGTGGCAGGAATGAAGTGAAGGATTATCTGTTGTTCCGCATTGGATCTCGGTCTAATTGTACGGTGTGATTAATTTCTCTTTACGTATGTATTCCTAACACCCAATCAACAATGACAGGGATGATTTTTCCTGTTCTAAATGATTGGTAGGGAATTTGGGAGTTTCTCATATACTACTAGTCTTGGGTTTCACAGTTTGCACATTGCTGCTTGTGAGCTCGACTTACTTGGACGCTGGCATCAGTCATAACTGATGCCACCAACTACGTTTTGGTTTGCTCAGATCTGTGCTCTCCATTTCTCGAGAAGATGATTTCGCTTCTAAGATTGCATGTGTTGAAGGGTCTGTATTTGCAATGTCACTGGTGTGGTGATTAATGTTAATGGGCTACTCAATGGCGATGGAGCTTCCACTTTTATGAGTATtaacaaatacaataaaagaataaaagtaGTGGTAGTCGTCCTCTGTACCATGATAAATTCATTCCTCCCATGGTTGTAGCTGTGGAGAAGTTTGCGACGAAATCAAGGTAAAAACCAAAAGATTGCCTGTGCCCAGATGGCCAAAAGATTCAAGAATCACATTTACCCAACCCTGCCAATTTCCACCACCACCCTCAAGGCAGAGGCATATGCCTAGTTTTATGGATTCCTACCCTGCTAAGCTTCAAGATCCTTCTCACCTGCAGTTACCTTATCCTTTAACTTCTCCATCTAAACCCTTTACATCTATTCCATTAAAATGTTAACCAAATGCAGTTGGGAAATATTTTACTGTGTCCAATTGCCATTCATGCAAATATGCTGATAACTTGAGCTTTATCGAAAAGCAGAAGTTCGAACTTTAAAGCACCCACACAGTCAAAAACTACAAAAGTGTTCAATCAAACTTGTTGGCTTTCATTGTTTCAACATGCAGAAAGTAGGAAAATGCCAGAATTTAAAGGCATAGAAGCATAATGTACTAtggaaaggagaaaaaaaattatcagtaaaagaaaatttaaaagaaGCAGTTTCCCTAaccatttatatatatatccatGGATATTTCATAGTTCTTAACACCAGATTGATGTAAGATTGTTCCATCCAAAAACTGGCCAGAACTTCTATTTCCGTTTTACATATTTTCAATGGTACATATTAGTTCAGCTAATAAGGCAATCAACTTTGTATTGATTGTAATTATTCATTAAAAACAATCAATGTGATTGGTGAGTGGGACAGAGAATGGTAGCTGATGCATGTGGTGGTGAGGGGAACAAATGATATCTTGCCATGTGAGATTGTTTCATAAGACTGACAATAGTATAGTAACAAGCGAATTAGCTAATCTGTCCCTCCTGGGCAGCTCGTTTGGTCACGGAAGCTCCTAAGCGACCGTTGTTCATCTCTTGCACCAAGGATCGAGTCCCAGGGTTAACGTACTTGAGGGGACGGGCCTCTTCTCTCGGGCCGGGGGATTAGTCGGGTTCGATTTACCTGGTGACCCGGATACCCCAccgtttggaaaaaaaaaaaattagctaaCGTT
It contains:
- the LOC113765433 gene encoding UPF0613 protein PB24D3.06c, with the translated sequence MNLSTSASLSSTSSSSSSSSWLSGIVRGRSGSLKMANNSSAPAAAGGDGGGPINKKNQLVGVMFKYGPKSIQVAFKTGDYKQQVIFIGGLTDGFLATQYMEPLASALEKEKWSLVQFLMSSSYSGYGTSSLKQDAMELDQLINYLINKEDSEGVVLLGHSTGCQDIVHYMRTNTACSRAVRAAILQAPVSDREYNATLPETASMIDLASKMISEGRGSELMPREANPDVPMTTYRYHSLCAYNGDDDLFSSDLSEDQLRQRLGHMSHTPCQIIFSMADEYVPEYVDKKALVERLCRAMGGAEKVEIEWGNHALSNRVQEAVQAIINFVKREGPKGWDDPWS